A portion of the Nakamurella flava genome contains these proteins:
- a CDS encoding DeoR/GlpR family DNA-binding transcription regulator, whose translation MVANPVDDEERHLPASRKARLAAYVTEAGQVTVAALATSFGVSADTIRRDLDQLDNEGVLIRTHGGAIALQAALRPDTAVDVRSRMQSDAKDRIGAAAAELIPDGAVVIINAGSTALALVRHLQRHRDLTIATNNLRAALEINPDVCRDLHLFGGRVRISGETTTGPVSLPSVFGPEHHEIRADFAFISVGGVSADDGFSTSHIEEAGMMAEMMARSDKVAVLADHSKFGRRLFARVVELQAADYLVTDAAPPAELAEALAEAEVEVALPGA comes from the coding sequence ATGGTGGCCAACCCCGTCGACGACGAGGAACGCCATTTGCCGGCGTCCCGCAAGGCCCGGCTGGCGGCGTATGTCACGGAGGCCGGCCAGGTCACCGTGGCCGCACTCGCGACCTCGTTCGGAGTGTCAGCGGACACGATCCGCCGGGATCTCGATCAACTGGACAACGAGGGCGTGCTGATCCGCACGCACGGCGGGGCGATCGCCCTGCAGGCCGCCCTGCGGCCGGACACCGCGGTCGACGTCCGCTCCCGTATGCAAAGCGACGCCAAGGACCGCATCGGGGCGGCCGCGGCGGAGTTGATCCCGGACGGGGCCGTCGTGATCATCAACGCCGGCAGCACGGCACTGGCCTTGGTACGACACCTGCAGCGGCACCGCGATCTGACGATTGCCACCAACAACCTACGAGCCGCCCTGGAGATCAACCCGGACGTGTGCCGGGACCTGCACCTGTTCGGCGGCCGGGTCCGGATCAGCGGCGAGACCACCACCGGTCCGGTCAGCCTGCCCAGCGTCTTCGGACCCGAGCACCACGAGATCCGGGCCGATTTCGCCTTCATCTCCGTCGGCGGGGTCAGTGCGGACGACGGGTTCTCGACCAGCCACATCGAGGAGGCCGGGATGATGGCCGAGATGATGGCGCGCTCGGACAAGGTCGCCGTGCTGGCCGACCACAGCAAGTTCGGTCGGCGCCTGTTCGCCCGGGTGGTCGAGTTGCAGGCCGCCGATTACCTCGTCACCGACGCCGCCCCACCCGCCGAACTGGCCGAGGCGCTGGCGGAAGCCGAGGTGGAGGTCGCGCTGCCCGGCGCCTGA